gcttattaaaatataattgattattttaaacgaggacagttaatattttaaatgaacagttaatattacattaataagcctgtatcagctattctttatagaaggtattgacaagacagaggatcggcaacgttcctctcctatatttctccactaccattgccattataacgtggacactgtggacctcactataggaactCCCTCACTCTTTCTATGATAAGGTACATCCAAGTTCCTCCTCTCTTGGCCTATTTACTATCTTCacataaataaagataaagTAATTCGCTCTTCTGACAAAGGAGGTTTTTAATGTGTAAAGACTATGCTTAATCGCTGTAGTATGTGTTTGATATCTACATCAAACTCACTTTTCATCATAGATAGTGCCTCCGTCAGGAGTTTATCTCTGCCATACGTTGATCCTCAAAATATGGTGTTCCCAGACTTCCAGATCCAGTGTAGTAAGAACAATCGCCTCGCGATTCCCTCAAATGGTGTCCCAGCTAGTGTCCTAATTTTATACTAGCCTAAACTCTGATTCACTTACCTTACCTTCAATCCATCTGTTTATAGCTCTTTTAACgaatatttacaatttatttctcatttatgTTAACAAACTATATGTTAATGccttctatttttattacttgTGCATGTATTATAGGCagttttataatttcaatttcgtTTTTCAGGCAAGGAAGCTAGAAAaaaagaattgaagaagaataagCGTCAACGTCAAATGGTCAGAGCTGCAGTATTGAAAGGAAAAGATCCTGTTCAAATTTTGGCTGAAATGGAAAAAATAGATCAAATGGGTatgttcattattatattactattacagcaataaaatttataatatgcatcataatttaatatcgaggcaccgagcttcgctcgttatttttactttccttgccctaaggaaagtaggcctattgctttccgaaaaaaattaaggtaccccaatcaatttctatacttttcaaggtcccctgagtaaaaaaaagtggtttttgggtattggtctgtatgtgtgtttgtgtgtgtgtgtgtgtgtgtgtgtgtgtgtgtgtgtgtctatgagcgtctgtgtacacgatatctcatctcccaattaacggaatgacttgaatttgaatattacaatataaggatccaaaacgaacaatttcgatcaaatgatattcaagatggcggctaaaatggcaaaaatgttatcaaaaacagggtttttcgcgattttctcgaaaacggctccaacgattttgatcaattttatacctagaatagtcattgataagctctataaactgccacaagtcttatatctaaaaatatcaaGAGCTCCGTCTCATCtaagcaaagtttgattttagattcccaattatcaagcttcagatacaatttaaacaaaaaaattaaagtggaaaagattgagcatgaaaatctctacaatcaatgttcagcaaaatttttcctaaaattggaaataagctcaggtggctcagatctttgaatagtagacttgagatgcgcgtgaacactagcgtcaggtgatcaattttcataacggcaaggaaagttgtgtgagtgcgtcacaccagatttttatttattgataaacagaacaaaattctctaaaatgatcatgtttatatttcacagctttgATCTTtttatacgtcatcttatgaatttcggggttgcgatatttcaatttttcacatactcactcgctcactcactttttactttccttgccctattaccataggtaaggaaagcattgctttccgaaaaaaattaagataccccaatttctagatttctatacgtttcaaggtcccctgagtccaaaaaaatggtttttgggtattgttctgtatgtgtgtatgagtgtatgtgcgtctgtgtacacgatatctcatctcccaaacaacggaatgacatgaaatttggaacttgaagtccttacaatataaggatccaaaacgaacaatttcgatcaaatgcaattcaagatggcggctaaaatggcgaaaatgttgtcaaaacaggggttttctcgaaaacggctccaacgattttgatcaattttatacctagaatagtcattgataagctctataaactgccacaagtcttatatctgtaaaaatttcaggagcactgcaccatctatgcaaagtttggttttagatgcccaattatcaggcttcagatacaatttaaacaaaaaaattaaagtggaaaagattgagcatgaaaatctctacaatcaatgtccagtaaaattttcacctaaaattaaaataagctcgaaattcgagaaaatgtgattattgcaaactgtcagcaactgttgattctattgaatcattcactatgcagagatagcagacctcttcAGCGTTGTTGGCCTGTCACCagttggctcagatctttgaatagtagacttgagatgcgcgtgaacactagcgtcaggtgatcaattttcataacggcaaggaaagttgtgtgagtgcgccacaccagatttttatttattgataaacagaacacaattctctaaaatgatcgtgttaaTATTTCTTAGcgggctatacgtcatcttatgaatttcggggatgcgatattttaatttttcacatactcactcgctcactcacttttttttatatccacagacgacaaaaGTCTCAGGTGTTTCAGCCaatgatgaattatccttttaatgtcgttcagcgagttttcccaaggatgagtcctagtgcaatcgaatttttatatcatacacctactatgttccaatttcgtgaaaatcgttagagccgttttcgagatccgttgaacataaataaccagatatataaatacagtaattgctcgcttaatataataggatatggtttatgtgattttcatttatagatttcatcaattcttctgtaattgtcaaaaattacatCATGAACGGTCAAGCTTCAGATTTGAATACAATATTAGAACCTTTTAAATAATGTACCGTAATGTAGTTCATGAGCGGAAACAACGCaaccattattatatttttataatcttcCTATCATCTTCACTATCAGCATTCTCTTCATCTTCCCATTACATGAAAGAATTCTACTATTCTCAGTAGGTAGTAGTATTTTTCATCACTTATTTCCAATTCTATTAGAAAACCAGTCACTATTACAATATTGTGTactttatatttaatatatttaatattttacattttatattttatacttaatatttttccatatgctTTCTTCATGAAACATTTTTCTCTTTATAacttgtaatattataataataaatgtaatttaCTATTTCCAGAGTATAATGTTCTTCAACCATCGCCTTTGAATGAGAAAGTACTGAAGGATAAAAGAAAGAAATTGCGAGATACATTGGATAGAGTAATGAAGATGTATGTAAGTATCAGAGGACACCCCAGTTTTAATAAAGCGTTTATATTGCAATATTTTAGCAATTATGAaatagaaatagttatttgccTACGAGAATCAATAGcttttatgattattttcagATAAGGGTCATAATGCATTTACTATGCATAACTTTGTGGAAGATCTCCACTTTTCCCATTTCATACACATACACAATCCTCGCACTTCCTTGGGTACACGTGGGAATTATTATTAGTGAAAATAAATAGAATCGTAAAATTTATTTGACCACAATAAAGCAAATTAGGAAGCAATTGGTTCAGTGTTCGCGCTGATAAGCTGTTTCTTATAAAAATTTCTATGCACGgcctgctactcccgttgtaAGGGAGTCTACTTGAAGATCCGACTTCTCTAAATATAATTATACGAAATTTAGCATGTCGATTTCCTATGATAATATAGGTTAAATAAAACTGGATGAATGATTAGATGTTTTAATGTTGggatgacaaaattgaactgagaaaatataaaataaactgttacaataattaataaacaaactaaTGCAAGTTGGAAACAGGTTAATCACAGGTGGCAAATATCAGATGATTCGCCACATAATTTATGAGTTGGAAAACCGCTTCCCCGTTCCTAACTAGTGATCCTCTCATCATCATgagtctcattacccacgcaaaTTCCTGGAGCACGTGggagcatcaccctcagcagaaaagaaaaaatgaacattGTCCCTTTTAGTATGAGTAGCGCCCTGTGGGTTGGGgaagctttgagtcgaacatcgtgcTCAAGAATTTGTTGAATATCGGAATACACCCACAGTaaccctgcttgtcgtaggaggtgAGTAAAAGGGACCCCCTTTCCAAagccttcttctccttcttaataTGCTTTGGAACTTTTCATTTCTAGAATGGCACTTTTTCCATTGACTTAGCTTTTTGTCACTCTTTCTTTTTCTAACTGTCGGCCTTCCTTGGTCATATTCCTACTTCTTCTTAGGTCAACCCAAGGTGTGATGTGGACCGTGCTGAAGGGTGGTGCTTTTATATGGTTTCTCTAACGGTGGCTGCAGGATACCAGGCGCCCTCTTATAGTATTTAGCCGTGCCTGGACATGCGGGGCTCTGCCCGGGTGGACTCCACTTCCCTAGCTGTTCGAGGGAACCACATGAACAAATCaaaccccaaggcaactccagaaatTGCCTTGTCTTCAAATCCatcgggatctgccccatcagggcaggtTCCTCAATCTGAAATGGGTGCTTCAGGAACACAGGATGTTCCGTTGCACTCTTGTGTAGAGGCTATCAACATTGAAAAGGCCCCTACTGATCACAACATGGAGACTTCATGGGTGAAACTTCAGGCataaatgtgggtcaagaggctgagtcgaagGTGGCCAGTCGCCAGGCGCCCTATAGGCAATTTGGTGACCCCTCCCTCAGGGGAAGCACCCACAAAAatggccaggagtggaactcacgtatgTCACCAGGACCAATCAGTCTTGAGAGACTGCCAAaaatatcacactggattgcgagagACTAGGGGCAAGaagaagggctctgtttggctgtaAGCAACCAGGtcatgaatgggatgttagtatagggaaaaactcctgcaTCTTGTgaggacataggtattggtttgcccaactaacgtaacctacttgggaacacaataagctccgGATGACGtttggggttctttgaacctttggatccttgaatccgtctcTTCAAACATAACATAGTATGAGTATGTAGAAATACATATTGAGTAATATTCTTACAAAACGATGAGATTTTTACATTTCATGTGTTTCAGGAACATGAACGTTGTCTGTTTTTTTCTCGTTGATGTTGATGATTGTATCTTCAATATGACGATTTTTTAATTGTTCAGGTGAACAATGAGTGTTTCTCATTGTGTCATCTTGCTGATGTTGATGCTTGTGTCTCCATTAGGCTACCAAATATTTCTCATTGTGTCATCTTTTTGATGATTGTGTTCCCAGTACCAAGTCTCTTTCATTGTGTCATATTGTTGACAATTTTTATCTCTAGTACCAAGTATGTTTCTATTGTTCAAGGTGAAAGACGACCCGGACAAATGGGAAGAGCTGAAGCGTGCGGAGGCTGACTACGAGAAGCGTCGCTTCACGATGTCGACCTACTATGAGGCGGTGCGTCACGCCCAACAGGTGCAAGTGGATGATATCCCGCTGCCCATCAACCAGTTGCCGCCCGAGAGCATCGCCGCGCTCGCCGGCCTCACCGCCCAGATACCCCTGCCCGTCGATCTGCCCCTACCCCTGCCCCCGGCCGCCGGCATACTCCGTAAGCGATCTGCTTACAGGTAATCATCATCCTTCCTATTGGATATAAATTGATCGGTTCTATTAGATCATCGAATTAGATATCGATTAGATTATACAGGATGTCCCAAAAAAGGcctaacagccgaagaccatagattcaacattacattttcaacaaaaaatttccagtaaaattttcttatatcgacctttgTTTTCGAAACATACACATTTTTTATAtctttgaaaaatgtcaataactagaaaGCTATCTTGTCAAAATcaaattctaaggatatggctggaaagaagaagaaatttccaataagatacTTACCATTTGTTCCTTTGCTAAacgtttttgaattttctatgagcgcttaaagttgaaaaaaagtacattcgtcgaATTGAAAGCCAAATTTCAGTTTGAACGCTCatgaaaacttcaaaaacgtcaaacaaaagAACAAATTACAATGATCTTAAAGGaaattttcttcctctttccaatcATAACCtcagaattagattttgactgatagtagTCGAGTTATTgatgttaaaaaaaaaaatgaaatatctatatatcttgaaaactaaggtcgatataagacaATTTTACCGGAAATTTTCTGTTGCTTATTCCattagaatctatggtcttgcGCTGTTACATCTTTCATGGCACACTCTGTATAGATTGATCGAttctattcataatttatacaGAGTCCGGCAGTGAATCGGGcgattttgaaatattaaaaatcgaTGAAGTTGTTAACAAAACTTTTATTCTTATCACTGTAATCAATAAAGAAAAGCATAATTTTTGTAATCtacaatattgttaatttcttgaaatttaCGTCGGCAAGGTTATGTCCTTCTCTCGTCTGGCATTCATGGATGCGCTGAGAATGAATCAGCTGAGTGAGAGTGTACTGGTGGAATGTAACGATCTGAAGGAGGGGGGTGGGTGTGAATGTTGAAGATGAAAGACGCATATTCAACTCAACGCATTTCAGTAACAATGGAGACTTGCAGCAATACACAACGTGCATTCGCCGTGAAGGCTTATTACCAAACGCGTAGTTAGGAAGCTGCGAGAGAAGGACGTCACCTTGCCGACGtaattttcaagaaatgaacaatattgtaaatttaattataatgctTTTCTATGTAGATTACGGTGATACAAATAAGAGTTTTTTCAATGACTTCATCGATTTTTAACAGTTATTTCAAAATCGCCTGATTCACTGCCGGATCCTGTAGAATTCGACTAGATTAGATGATACAACATCCTCGCCAGATGATGAACTTATGCTAATTGCTAATAATCGGAAGAAATTTATTGTGCTAGGATATAAGAAAAAATCCATAGAATTATGacacttgaaaagtttttattcaGAGCTTTCGATAATTATACATCAATTGGATAAATAGCGATATGTAATCAATCAAAATTGACCATGAAATCATTTGAATTAGTTTGACTGTTATTCCGACACAAATTGCAATGAGAATGTGAATTACGTTTGCAGCCCACCTCTGCGACCAAAGATTCCTCCAGGGGTACCACCAGGTCCGCCACCTGAACTTGACAGTGAAGATGAAGCTGATTTGGAAAACATTGGTAGGTATTTGAAGTATGCACCATAATAAATGCTAATGTAGGGGATTATTCTTAATGTATTTGTAGTATGCACTATAATAAATGCTAATGTAGGGGATTATTCTTAATCTGTCAGTCATCTGATTGTcagtaaatttgaatttttcagctACCTTCTATTGAACCTTGCTTTGTTATTGAGAATTCTTATGTATAATTACAATTTCTTGAACATTTCAGCTCGCAATATAACCCAGTTGACCTATCAGGACAAATTATCATGTAATGCGAGATGTTCAATTTTTTAGGAATGTTATAAACAATTTTACGTGTGTTTATTCTAAAATATCCAGTTTGCAAAATGAAGAACATTTTGTTCACCTTGTTCACAATTTTTAACCCCCTAAATTTTCTGACATTTTTCTATTTAACTCGAATCATCGTTGAGAACTACGTTGTATTGTATAATTCAAATGGTAAAGAATTCTGTGTTTGTCGATGTATATGtattaacataattatgttaattCGATTGATGTctcttaattaatttgaaaaacgtTGGGTCAatccttgaaaaaattattttgagaaaTTCAATTAATACACATGAGCATTAATGTTTTACATGCATGAGATGTACaacataatatttaatattaaagatttgaaacaaattgcaCAATATCAATCTACAAAAATCTGCGTCTGccgaaaacttgaaatttcattaaaattgtcTTAAATCAGTTCTCTAATTTCTTTTTAGCAGAAGAAATCACAAGAAATAGACAACGTACAATCAGATTTGCAGAGGAAGGCGACAGTGATTCAGATAGCGAGGATGGGGACAATTTAGAGGGAGAAAGAAGTAAGAATGATGACGATGACGAAGATATTGATGATGAAGAcgatgatcatgatgatgatgacagtgaTGATGATGCTTTGAAAGCAGCTCACGACAAAATGATTTCTGTTGCTGGTCAAGATCTGGATGCGTTCATGAAAGAGGTAAGACTTGTTTTCGATCCATCTTTGTATAAAACAtgttaaatttaattcaaattatcaaataatatgatGATTTGTAGACTTGATACCCTTCAAAACCTGTCAATAGATTTTCCAACATACGTGTTTGTGTATTGTGTTATAAgtggaaaacaataaatttgattaatcatTTTAGGATTGAAGAAACGTGAAACATTGCTATTATTagtaaattcaaatagattagagataatcatatgaaaataaattcaaatttgtgttATTAAATACGATGCAGGTCCCTGCTTAGCAAATATTGGCAAAAGAGGGAATAGCTGaaggaaattcaattcaatgaacGCTACTAGTTTCAATCAAACTAGTAGCTAGTTTAttagtttcattcaatttgttacatttattagtttcaatcaaactaataaataaaagatCTGTTGATTATAAAGATTAGATTATGATTAAGACGAAGCAATGCAACGTAATGTATTCCGTAACACAGAACAAGTTATTTTCTGATATGAACCATAGCAAgcatttatattttaaatttaatttttatgattttcctTGCCGAATGTGTAATGTATTATTCAAGTCATGTCATCATATTGGTTATAGTAGATATTACAGTGCTACATATCTAATAACCATTGTTTAACTGTTAAGCTCAGTCACTTCATCTTCTACTCAATTAAAAATCTTGAACTTCTGTATCAGTTTTTTAGTTACGGTATTCCACTTTATTCGTTgtatgttttcaataatttactgTTCAATTGGTTTGACAGATTGAAGAAGTGCAGAAGAAAAGTGAAGCCGGTCAGATGCAGATTGACTCGATCGGAGGTGCCAAACTACACCACATGCTGGACACCATTCAGCTGCCTCCAACAATGATACCGTTGCCCGTGCCTCCCCCCTCGGGACAAATGCCAACTCAACTACCTCCAGGtttgtaatatcaattttatcTTATGTGAGTAATATGTTAATGCTCAAATTGAACTCTTGAATCATCCAGGAGTACAACTTTTTACTGTAAAGCATGAAAAAAGAAGATTAACGCGATGTGAAAATAGTATCAAGACTAAGTTCTCAAATTTGTTCTAATTAGACGGCCAGGTTAGCTGAGGCGACTGAGGCATTGCatccttcagtctgctagcgctacggctcaactcacactcacgcgactcaggttgagaagagactcgactttagtcgagagcatgattttttttcaaatggtgacagtcgcggataCTAGAATCGACTgttctgagtgtcaccatttgaaaacacatgctctcgactagagttgagtctcttctcgacctgagtcgcgttaGTGTGAATTGAGcctacctggtcgtgggttcaaATCCCACAGGTAGAGTTCACTCAGCGAATAAATTCAGCATTGATAACATATCTATTTTCATTAGAATTTTTCTTGATCATAATCTCTTTCTCATCTCACCTGAGTCGCGTTAGTGTGAATTGAGcctacctggtcgtgggttcaaATCCCACAGGTAGAGTTCACTCAGCGAATAAATTCAGCATTGATAACATATCTATTTTCATTAGAATTTTTCTTGATCATAATCTCTTTCTCATCTCAACTCAAATAGTGATTGTCGAAAATAACATCTACGTGTATATTCTCCGTTTTCTACATCAATGGATTAAGTTATAATgctttattgtttattttcccgAATATTCAAATCACATcacttttcaattcaaatatattttctgtcaTCTCAATAATGTTGTCAATACATTCTATAATCCAGGAAGCCATAAGTTTTAGGAgtaaaaagaggagaaaatttaATAGAAACTAATTCCAATTGTTGACCAACTTAATAACTTTGATATCGACAAATCATCAcgttaattattgaattaatgacAATATGTATTAGCGTAATGTACTGTATTGTATCCAAGGTCTATAGAAAGAAGTCTGGACACTTGCTGTTAGGCCTGAGCTAATGAAAAGCTAACGCGTTATTAGTACAAAGAATATAGtctagtataatattatagttagTATTTTTGGACTTCAAGTGAAaacataaccctatttcggacttttcaATCTTACATTTGGGAGAGAATTGTACAATGTATCGTTAGTTTTCTCCTTTCTTTGTAAAAAAAGAATAACTAAATAAAGGTGATAGTTTCTTGATACATTCCGaactgcgatgtattaacacttttttctatgtatttcacacgacatgcagtcgtgACTACATGTTATTCGACTGCATGTAGTGTGAAACtgaaaaaacatagaaaaaagtgtgtaaataaataaagtacctACCTAAATATTATAGTGTAGTATATTTTGGTATAGTGATATATTAGGGAATAGACGAATTGAGCCTCATTCTAACATTAACATTGGTGATATGACCTCTATCTATAAACCTTGATTGTATCCAATGGCGAATAAGTAATATTTTATGTTGATAGCTCCACCATTGGGAGTGCCGCCACCGATGATGTTCAGGCCGCCGATGATGAGGCTGCCGATGGGCCTCCGCCTGCCCCCGGGTCCACCTCCAGGTCGACCACCCACCCTGCCCCCAGGGCCACCTCCCGGCCTGCCGCCCCGGCTCATGGGCATTCGTCTGCCCCCTGGGCCACCTCCACGCATGGCCGCCGCCCCCACACCCAATGTGGTCAGCGCCGCCCCGCAGCTCATCAATCGTGCCTCCAAGGACGACGCCAAGGATGGGTCGCAGAAGGGGGG
The genomic region above belongs to Nilaparvata lugens isolate BPH chromosome 5, ASM1435652v1, whole genome shotgun sequence and contains:
- the LOC111048456 gene encoding WW domain-binding protein 11 isoform X1; the encoded protein is MGRRSINTTKSGKYMNPTDQARKEARKKELKKNKRQRQMVRAAVLKGKDPVQILAEMEKIDQMEYNVLQPSPLNEKVLKDKRKKLRDTLDRVMKMYVKDDPDKWEELKRAEADYEKRRFTMSTYYEAVRHAQQVQVDDIPLPINQLPPESIAALAGLTAQIPLPVDLPLPLPPAAGILRKRSAYSPPLRPKIPPGVPPGPPPELDSEDEADLENIAEEITRNRQRTIRFAEEGDSDSDSEDGDNLEGERSKNDDDDEDIDDEDDDHDDDDSDDDALKAAHDKMISVAGQDLDAFMKEIEEVQKKSEAGQMQIDSIGGAKLHHMLDTIQLPPTMIPLPVPPPSGQMPTQLPPAPPLGVPPPMMFRPPMMRLPMGLRLPPGPPPGRPPTLPPGPPPGLPPRLMGIRLPPGPPPRMAAAPTPNVVSAAPQLINRASKDDAKDGSQKGGATIEAKAQLRNLSADVTRFVPTALRVKRGDDKTQAKASTADIPSKPEATIQISKTQISKDDAYQQFMKEMEGLL
- the LOC111048456 gene encoding WW domain-binding protein 11 isoform X2, producing the protein MGRRSINTTKSGKYMNPTDQARKEARKKELKKNKRQRQMVRAAVLKGKDPVQILAEMEKIDQMEYNVLQPSPLNEKVLKDKRKKLRDTLDRVMKMYVKDDPDKWEELKRAEADYEKRRFTMSTYYEAVRHAQQVQVDDIPLPINQLPPESIAALAGLTAQIPLPVDLPLPLPPAAGILRKRSAYSPPLRPKIPPGVPPGPPPELDSEDEADLENIEEITRNRQRTIRFAEEGDSDSDSEDGDNLEGERSKNDDDDEDIDDEDDDHDDDDSDDDALKAAHDKMISVAGQDLDAFMKEIEEVQKKSEAGQMQIDSIGGAKLHHMLDTIQLPPTMIPLPVPPPSGQMPTQLPPAPPLGVPPPMMFRPPMMRLPMGLRLPPGPPPGRPPTLPPGPPPGLPPRLMGIRLPPGPPPRMAAAPTPNVVSAAPQLINRASKDDAKDGSQKGGATIEAKAQLRNLSADVTRFVPTALRVKRGDDKTQAKASTADIPSKPEATIQISKTQISKDDAYQQFMKEMEGLL